A single region of the Tigriopus californicus strain San Diego chromosome 8, Tcal_SD_v2.1, whole genome shotgun sequence genome encodes:
- the LOC131885426 gene encoding uncharacterized protein LOC131885426, protein MSRGHLNCAMKRIKIKNVIVVIAQLVIIHAHLSEAIQCWQCASVDDRSCPDNSNMMESRSHDACITWRLGNGTVILQNVVKFDNECNPPKLEFWTRFINLYYQSTGGEVRCCQTDGCNTGAFSNDYFVQPTSNPAQDQINGGSLPGPPLIFGSVSSPPLNQFQQQVQPTSRPNLLTQNSFQDPNLANQLQNFGFNQGQFSSSQLANVNQQLLTTRLNQFQQFPLNPNQLQFQPQTQSISQPQTQPQILPQQVLAANAGLNSNEDEISLNGFPQNLESSNGNCQRYFNKRGDGEWLPNVLIPLSFDRASETKVGVFYTKFTSDTNNNDHVIIRLVGKDRGNNTMYSFKAYRVGSVSLFISKLEFNSRNELTQNEDRKETVQNGVNITTDQYAGFWFTLKGEELTFGQIGSQLIDPILTWNDTLREGPRDVQYFSLTTDQATASFGVNCDVPDLHFEDTCVTDQDCDRYPNTVCTNVPVNEGLDPGTRSIPFSEWEPRDTLLKSCFCMEGHVRIPGSDGCYDPIRQVVTLSDACFANYHCNDLPNTQCTFDDNVPKFNKSCQCIPGNKPFERDPRTGLVEGCAPLTDADRASVLGCARRFTIEDEFAWVPDNLQPMDRNSNLGVDMSVVFIKFDKKRGTGRGGDVAIIRLLDELKSSRKMYTIKFNRNGKISISESLRQRSFFFENERDNSRIEIEDLEVLNRMQLDYVGFWIQYRFEEGRGGTLSVGLNGAPFQREYSLLHWTDTEANAIRRLSYIGFSGSDDSTIHYGINCVLLDTPIGVGNSNPFVQVSPNTVQNQAVNQFGQSLGQFPGAQIGSNLNANNLNQVNPGVQNLPAITPGVSFNQQQQLQQQQQFQQQLQQQQLQLRQQQQLQQQQLQQQQQLQQQQIILGQSQIISPNRQQQQNQFSNRQPNFGQSSVNAQNIAPLGTQLGVSNQFASNNQFQSPLGKSVESISDFSPAEPTQPTEVIEPVLRNQYLTKLKRLLPTIFENFKPGEEDKELLTEDDNANDFVDNQDYMYEDASTINAEIASPLPTSASSVPSINDQGL, encoded by the coding sequence ATGAGCAGAGGACACTTGAATTGTGCCATGAAGAGAATCAAGATCAAAAATGTCATCGTTGTGATAGCGCAACTTGTAATTATTCATGCCCATCTTTCGGAGGCCATCCAGTGTTGGCAATGTGCTTCTGTGGACGATCGGTCTTGTCCAGACAATTCCAATATGATGGAATCCAGATCCCACGACGCCTGTATCACGTGGCGATTGGGTAATGGGACTGTGATTCTCCAGAACGTGGTCAAGTTCGATAATGAATGCAACCCGCCCAAATTGGAGTTTTGGACGAGGTTCATCAATCTGTACTATCAAAGCACTGGCGGCGAAGTCAGATGTTGCCAAACCGACGGATGCAACACGGGGGCCTTTTCCAATGATTATTTTGTCCAACCCACGTCCAATCCTGCTCAAGATCAAATCAACGGAGGAAGTCTCCCAGGACCTCCCTTGATCTTCGGATCTGTATCCTCGCCACCTTTGAACCAGTTTCAGCAACAGGTTCAGCCTACTTCCAGGCCCAACTTATTGACCCAAAACAGTTTCCAAGATCCTAACTTGGCCAACCAGCTTCAGAACTTTGGCTTCAATCAAGGCCAATTCTCCTCATCGCAACTAGCCAATGTTAACCAGCAACTGTTGACCACCCGACTCAACCAATTTCAGCAATTCCCCTTGAACCCGAATCAGCTTCAGTTTCAGCCTCAAACCCAGTCCATTTCTCAACCTCAGACTCAGCCACAAATCTTGCCTCAACAAGTATTGGCAGCCAATGCTGGATTAAACAGTAATGAGGACGAGATTAGCTTGAATGGCTTCCCACAGAATCTGGAGAGCTCAAATGGAAATTGCCAACGGTATTTTAACAAAAGAGGTGACGGCGAGTGGCTCCCCAACGTCCTGATCCCCCTGTCGTTTGATCGGGCGAGTGAGACCAAAGTGGGCGTGTTTTACACGAAGTTCACTTCCGACACCAATAACAATGATCACGTCATCATTCGTTTGGTAGGCAAAGATCGTGGAAACAACACCATGTACTCGTTCAAAGCCTATCGAGTAGGGTCTGTCTCGCTTTTCATCAGCAAGCTTGAATTCAACAGCCGGAACGAGCTGACTCAAAACGAGGATCGTAAGGAAACTGTTCAAAACGGCGTCAACATTACGACCGATCAATATGCCGGGTTTTGGTTTACCCTTAAAGGCGAAGAGCTTACTTTTGGACAGATCGGAAGTCAATTGATCGACCCGATTCTCACGTGGAATGACACTCTTCGAGAAGGACCTCGGGATGTTCAGTACTTTTCTCTGACCACTGACCAAGCTACGGCCTCTTTTGGAGTCAATTGCGATGTCCCAGACCTTCATTTCGAAGATACTTGCGTCACCGATCAGGATTGCGATCGTTACCCCAACACTGTGTGTACCAATGTTCCAGTCAACGAGGGCCTTGACCCAGGGACTCGATCCATACCGTTTTCAGAATGGGAACCCCGAGATACTCTCCTGAAGTCTTGTTTCTGTATGGAGGGACACGTGCGAATTCCCGGATCGGATGGATGCTATGACCCCATTCGACAAGTTGTCACCCTCAGCGATGCTTGCTTTGCCAATTACCATTGCAATGACTTGCCCAACACGCAGTGTACCTTCGACGACAATGTACCCAAATTCAACAAATCCTGCCAATGTATTCCAGGAAACAAACCATTTGAGCGGGATCCTCGAACCGGACTCGTTGAAGGCTGTGCTCCTCTCACCGATGCTGACCGAGCCTCGGTTCTGGGTTGTGCTCGTCGGTTCACCATCGAGGATGAGTTTGCTTGGGTCCCCGACAATCTCCAACCTATGGATCGGAACAGTAACTTGGGCGTCGATATGTCTGTCGTGTTCATCAAATTCGACAAAAAACGCGGCACTGGACGTGGAGGCGACGTGGCCATTATTAGGTTGTTGGATGAGCTAAAGAGTAGTCGGAAAATGTACACCATCAAGTTCAACCGAAACGGAAAAATAAGCATCTCGGAGAGCTTGCGACAACGGAGCTTCTTCTTTGAGAACGAGCGTGACAACTCTCGGATAGAGATCGAAGACCTGGAAGTCTTGAATCGAATGCAGTTGGATTATGTTGGCTTCTGGATCCAATATCGCTTTGAAGAAGGACGAGGAGGTACGCTAAGTGTGGGCCTAAATGGAGCTCCATTCCAACGGGAGTACTCTCTACTTCACTGGACAGACACGGAAGCCAATGCCATCCGGAGGTTGAGTTACATTGGATTTAGCGGCTCGGATGATAGCACGATCCATTACGGTATAAACTGCGTCCTGCTTGATACGCCCATAGGGGTTGGAAACTCCAATCCGTTTGTTCAAGTGAGCCCGAATACTGTTCAAAACCAAGCTGTAAACCAATTTGGCCAGTCCTTGGGCCAATTTCCGGGAGCTCAAATTGGTTCAAATCTGAATGCAAACAACTTGAACCAAGTTAACCCGGGTGTCCAAAACTTACCCGCCATCACTCCCGGAGTGTCATTCAaccagcaacaacaacttcaacaacagcaacagttCCAGCAGCAGCTTCAACAGCAACAATTGCAGCTtcgccaacaacaacaattacaGCAGCAGCAAttacaacaacagcagcagttgcagcaacaacaaatcaTTCTTGGCCAATCTCAAATAATTTCACCTAACAGGCAGcagcaacaaaatcaattttcaaaccgCCAACCTAACTTTGGGCAATCTTCCGTTAATGCTCAGAATATTGCTCCTCTTGGAACTCAATTGGGGGTTTCAAATCAATTCGCCTCCAACAATCAGTTCCAATCCCCCCTTGGAAAATCTGTGGAGAGTATTTCAGATTTCAGCCCGGCTGAGCCCACCCAACCAACTGAGGTTATAGAACCGGTCCTCCGGAACCAATACTTGACCAAGCTGAAGCGGTTGCTTCCGACCATTTTTGAGAACTTCAAGCCAGGGGAGGAGGATAAGGAATTACTGACTGAAGATGATAACGCAAATGACTTCGTGGACAACCAAGACTACATGTACGAAGATGCGAGCACCATCAATGCAGAGATTGCCTCGCCATTGCCCACATCAGCCTCGTCCGTTCCATCCATCAACGATCAAGGACTCTAA